A genomic window from Fusarium oxysporum Fo47 chromosome VIII, complete sequence includes:
- a CDS encoding glycoside hydrolase superfamily: MKSITPPTLVHHHHPVGRENHQPLTFAKAVKEVSFGHDPSAVASRLLTELSLTERLHLLDGDVPFWEGLRGILCDRYNRKPFVMGAIPRLNIPGIKFTDGPRGVVMGSSTAFPISMARGATWDIELERRVGNAIGLEAKAQGANYFAGVCINLPRHPAWGRIQETYGEDPFLLGEFGVALTQGVQNHVMACVKHFALNSMENARFRVDVEVEEDVLHEVYLAHFRRVVEAGVASVMSSYNSVNGEWAGQSKALLTNILREQWEFTGFVMSDFIFGLRDAALSVKNGLDIEAPFAQQRAMHLENSLRSGELSWIDVNKSATRILRTQLKFASRFLSETPDASVVFCKEHRQLAREVAERSIVLLKNNKINSTPLLPLKEADVTRLALIGRLANKPNTGDKGSSQVFSPTVVTPYQGLKDGIFNAEIMLDDDDSPDSAARAAEKADVAVVVVGYDASDEGEYVVPSLQNDPRLSELFPPTKNSDQKEMLSIVQGNTSQDKQSSTSALEVGAGGDRLSLRLRPRDVEIINAVSSVNSKTIVVLICAGAVIMEEWKDKVPAIMISWYTGAEGGHALADVLLGRVNVGGRLPFSIPQDESHLPDLDIEASAIKYDRWYGQSLLDKLGVDAAFPLGYGLSYTEFRFSNLEFEPRMESTGCNSVKVAVDVENTGQRSGHHVAQVYGYPNMAEYPRRVLLGFESVYLRAGEFKRIFADASLRPIERWVDGQFCLLVDHFQIEVAAYAGDKHGVRKMCQL; encoded by the coding sequence ATGAAGAGCATTACACCGCCGACATTGgtacatcatcatcatcctgtTGGTCGTGAAAACCACCAGCCTCTGACCTTTGCTAAGGCTGTAAAGGAAGTCAGCTTCGGTCACGACCCTTCAGCTGTCGCTTCTCGTCTACTGACAGAACTCTCTTTGACGGAGCGTTTACATCTACTGGATGGGGATGTACCATTCTGGGAGGGCCTACGAGGAATACTCTGCGATCGATATAATCGCAAGCCATTCGTCATGGGTGCGATTCCTCGCCTCAACATACCGGGAATCAAGTTCACGGATGGACCCAGGGGCGTCGTCATGGGCTCGTCAACTGCATTTCCAATCTCCATGGCACGCGGCGCCACCTGGGACATTGAACTTGAACGCCGTGTTGGTAACGCCATTGGACTGGAAGCCAAGGCACAGGGCGCCAATTACTTCGCTGGCGTGTGCATCAATCTTCCACGTCACCCAGCGTGGGGCCGCATCCAAGAAACATATGGAGAAGACCCATTTCTGTTGGGCGAGTTTGGAGTTGCACTTACTCAGGGCGTTCAAAATCATGTTATGGCATGTGTTAAACACTTTGCCCTGAATTCCATGGAGAATGCACGATTTAGAGTTGATGTGGAGGTCGAAGAGGACGTTCTTCATGAAGTCTACCTTGCCCACTTCAGAAgggttgttgaagctggCGTGGCTTCAGTGATGTCTTCTTATAACTCGGTCAACGGAGAATGGGCAGGGCAAAGCAAAGCTCTCCTGACAAATATCCTTCGAGAACAGTGGGAATTCACCGGGTTTGTTATGTCGGATTTTATTTTTGGCTTACGAGACGCCGCGCTTTCGGTCAAAAATGGTCTCGATATTGAAGCGCCTTTCGCGCAGCAACGAGCAATGCACCTGGAGAATTCCCTCCGTAGCGGCGAACTATCCTGGATCGATGTCAACAAATCAGCGACGAGGATTCTGAGAACACAGCTCAAGTTTGCCTCTCGATTTCTCTCAGAGACACCTGATGCGTCCGTCGTCTTTTGTAAAGAACATCGGCAACTCGCCAGAGAGGTCGCTGAACGGTCAATCGTCCTCCTCAAGAATAACAAAATCAATAGCACGCCTCTCCTTCCGCTCAAAGAAGCAGATGTAACTCGTTTGGCCCTTATTGGTCGCCTGGCAAACAAACCCAATACCGGGGATAAGGGCTCTTCGCAGGTGTTTTCACCGACGGTGGTCACCCCTTACCAGGGACTCAAGGACGGGATTTTTAATGCAGAGATCATgcttgacgatgacgacagCCCTGATTCTGCTGCAAGAGCAGCCGAGAAAGCAGACGTTGCAGTTGTTGTCGTGGGCTACGACGCCAGCGATGAGGGCGAGTATGTGGTGCCTTCTCTCCAGAACGATCCTCGCTTATCGGAGCTGTTCCCTCCCACTAAGAACTCCGACCAAAAGGAGATGCTGTCGATTGTGCAGGGTAACACATCTCAGGACAAACAAAGTTCAACTTCGGCACTCGAAGTTGGTGCTGGCGGCGACCGCCTGTCCCTGAGATTGAGACCTCGAGATGTTGAAATCATCAATGCAGTGTCGTCTGTGAACTCTAAGACAATTGTCGTGCTTATTTGCGCCGGCGCTGTCATAATGGAAGAATGGAAAGACAAAGTCCCCGCCATAATGATCAGCTGGTACACGGGGGCAGAAGGCGGCCATGCACTCGCAGACGTTTTACTGGGAAGGGTCAATGTTGGGGGCAGATTACCATTCTCTATCCCACAAGATGAGAGCCATCTCCCTGATCTTGACATTGAAGCATCGGCTATCAAATACGATCGTTGGTACGGTCAAAGTCTACTCGACAAGCTTGGAGTTGATGCCGCGTTTCCACTCGGTTATGGATTGTCGTACACCGAATTCAGGTTTAGTAACCTCGAATTTGAGCCTAGAATGGAGTCTACAGGTTGTAATAGTGTCAAGGTGGCGGTCGATGTGGAAAATACGGGACAAAGATCTGGGCATCACGTCGCCCAGGTTTATGGATATCCCAACATGGCTGAGTATCCACGCCGagtccttcttggcttcgagAGCGTTTATTTACGAGCTGGAGAGTTTAAGCGGATATTTGCTGATGCATCGTTGCGGCCGATTGAACGATGGGTTGATGGCCAGTTTTGCTTGTTGGTTGATCACTTCCAGATTGAGGTTGCAGCATACGCTGGGGATAAACATGGAGTTCGCAAAATGTGTCAACTTTAG
- a CDS encoding Alpha/Beta hydrolase protein → MAQYGLLEVYNGENAQADIVFLHGLRGDREKTWTKNGVVWPKDLLSNDIPATRIFLFGYDTNITSAGQSGVTKTEIHSDAEDVCAKLAAERLSTQTVDRPIIFVAHSLGGLVAAQILVHGEHKPENSAEAWIAKNVRGIIFLGTPFRGSSVAKPAEVVRRVLDFFGVDTQQQTLKLLGVDSERLDELTRAFPQVLNKRRSSKNIDRRIEAFFFYETLKTSWGIGSVQIVETESAQLHGCGDAAPIRADHIGICKFETKDADGYVTVVAAIRKAMIPPGISPSNGGRIINILGKAVNVANDSISIGSQVNNL, encoded by the exons ATGGCTCAATACGGTCTACTAGAAGTATACAATGGAGAAAATGCGCAAGCCGA CATTGTCTTTTTACATGGATTGCGGGGAGATCGAGAAAAAACCTGGACAAAGAATGGAGTCGTCTGGCCAAAAGATCTATTATCAAATGATATTCCCGCAACTCGcatctttctctttggctATGACACCAATATCACTAGTGCCGGTCAGTCGGGTGTTACCAAGACTGAAATCCATAGTGATGCCGAGGACGTGTGTGCGAAGCTGGCAGCAGAACGATTAAGCACACAAACC GTGGACCGACCAATAATCTTCGTTGCTCACAGCCTCGGCGGTCTAGTTGCTGCTCAGATTCTGGTTCATGGGGAGCATAAACCTGAGAACTCGGCAGAAGCGTGGATCGCTAAGAATGTCCGTGGCATAATATTCTTGGGAACACCGTTCCGAGGATCCTCAGTGGCGAAGCCCGCTGAAGTTGTCCGCAGAGTTCTTGACTTTTTCGGGGTCGACACACAGCAGCAAACTTTGAAGCTTCTGGGGGTTGACTCCGAGCGCCTTGATGAACTCACAAGAGCGTTTCCGCAGGTTCTCAATAAGCGCAGATCCTCCAAAAATATCGACCGCAGGATCGAAGCTTTTTTCTTCTATGAGACTCTAAAGACAAGCTGGGGTATAGGATCGGTACAG ATCGTTGAAACCGAATCCGCTCAACTTCATGGTTGTGGTGATGCCGCACCTATTCGCGCTGATCATATTGGTATCTGCAAGTTCGAGACAAAGGATGCTGACGGCTATGTTACTGTTGTGGCGGCAATTCGGAAAGCCATGATACCACCAGGCATATCCCCATCAAAT GGTGGCAGGATCATCAATATCCTTGGGAAGGCTGTAAATGTCGCCAACGATAGCATCAGTATTGGGAGCCAAGTGAACAATCTGTAG
- a CDS encoding GNAT domain-containing protein encodes MAAPGPKIRVKTTMPTLPLATPRASIETERLVLRPLSHEDLADYHALRTQPEVVEYMSTGRADRDLDETRAVLDCVAGPGREAATFVWGMRLAATGEFIGAGGVYGVDARTRWPSLGYYVRCEYWGCGYASEAMAAVVAAWWRLPRSPGVEMELNHSSVGRAVAAGEEVPEHLFAFIASTNAGSIGVMRKLGFCKFKDWEVLDSRAGYEGQMVTLVGFLLQRPVE; translated from the coding sequence ATGGCTGCCCCCGGACCAAAGATCAGGGTCAAGACAACGATGCCAACCCTTCCGCTGGCGACGCCGCGGGCCAGCATCGAGACGGAGCGGCTGGTGCTGCGGCCGCTGTCGCACGAGGACCTGGCCGACTACCACGCGCTGCGCACGCAGCCCGAGGTGGTCGAGTACATGTCGACGGGGCGGGCGGACCGTGACCTGGATGAGACGCGGGCAGTGCTGGACTGCGTCGCCGGCCCGGGCCGCGAGGCCGCCACCTTCGTCTGGGGCATGCGGCTGGCGGCGACGGGCGAATTCATCGGCGCCGGCGGCGTCTACGGCGTCGACGCCCGGACCCGCTGGCCCTCGCTCGGCTATTACGTGCGCTGCGAGTACTGGGGCTGCGGCTACGCCTCCGAGGCCATGGCCGCTGTCGTGGCTGCCTGGTGGCGCCTGCCCCGGTCCCCGGGAGTGGAGATGGAGCTCAACCACTCGTCGGTCGGGCGCGCCGTCGCCGCCGGCGAGGAAGTGCCCGAGCACCTGTTCGCCTTCATCGCCTCCACCAACGCCGGCAGCATCGGCGTCATGAGGAAGCTCGGCTTCTGCAAGTTCAAGGACTGGGAGGTGCTGGATAGCCGCGCGGGCTATGAAGGTCAGATGGTTACACTAGTTGGATTCCTACTCCAGCGGCCTGTTGAGTAG
- a CDS encoding Sialidase, with amino-acid sequence MMIKSIILGLVYVATAYGAVLEKRAPAPFSNFTRNEFFKPAADAQLWGTLYARSLQLPDESLLMTWENYPAESKAYPVNHPIYKSVDGGATWSNFSAVKDTKNGWGMRFQPFLYTLPTDFGGYARGTILAAGVSTPESLEGGVYIEVYASTDGAKTWEFVSHIAYGDGPNTIKNGDKALWEPFFLMYKDQLVCYYSDQRDPKHAQKLVHTTTTDLKTWSDIVEDEAESNYDARPGMTTVAHIESTNKWIMTWERCGVDACRVYYKVSDSPLTFGPIPGTRLKATDGSLFSSGPYVTWVRNPYTSDGSGIIIVSTTSSENILIQGDNPAEGKWKKVDINHWSAYSRSVREITIKGTRRLLIGNGGNFGDKKYNGVADAVVPIPTL; translated from the exons ATGATGATCAAGTCCATTATTCTTGGTTTGGTATATGTTGCCACAGCCTACGGAGCCGTACTTGAGAAACGCGCTCCAGCCCCTTTCTCCAACTTTACCAGAAACGAATTCTTCAAGCCTGCAGCAGATGCTCAACTCTGGGGCACACTCTATGCCCGATCACTCCAGTTGCCAGATGAGTCGCTGCTCATGACGTGGGAAAACTACCCAGCTGAGTCCAAGGCCTACCCCGTCAACC ACCCTATCTACAAGTCTGTGGATGGTGGTGCAACTTGGTCCAATTTCAGTGCtgtcaaagacaccaagaacGGCTGGGGCATGCGATTCCAGCCATTCCTGTATACTCTTCCAACTGACTTTGGTGGTTATGCCAGGGGTACCATTCTGGCAGCTGGTGTTTCAACCCCTGAAAGCCTCGAAGGTGGTGTATACATTGAAGTTTATGCAAGTACAGATGGTGCAAAAACCTGGGAGTTTGTCTCTCACATTGCGTATGGCGATGGACCTAATACCATCAAGAATGGCGATAAAGCACTGTGGGAGCCTTTCTTCTTAATGTACAAGGATCAGCTGGTCTGTTATTACTCTGACCAACGGGACCCCAAGCATGCCCAGAAGCTCGTCCATACCACTACCACCGATCTCAAAACGTGGTCAGACATTGTCGAGGATGAGGCCGAGAGCAACTATGACGCTCGCCCCGGCATGACCACTGTCGCTCATATTGAGAGCACTAACAAGTGGATCATGACTTGGGAACgctgtggtgttgatgcctGCAGAGTCTACTACAAAGTCTCCGATAGCCCTCTCACTTTTGGACCCATTCCCGGAACCAGACTCAAAGCCACCGACGGTAGCCTATTCTCTAGCGGACCATATGTGACTTGGGTCCGTAACCCTTACACCAGTGATGGCTCTGGCATCATCATTGTTAGCACCACTTCCTCCGAAAACATTCTCATTCAAGGTGACAACCCTGCCGAAGGAAAGTGGAAGAAGGTCGATATTAACCATTGGTCCGCATATTCCCGCAGTGTCAGAGAGATTACTATCAAGGGAACCAGAAGGCTTTTGATTGGAAACGGTGGCAATTTTGGAGACAAGAAGTACAACGGCGTTGCTGACGCCGTTGTTCCTATCCCAACGCTCTAA
- a CDS encoding general substrate transporter — translation MTTTNQYSIDQKSTSSDKDATVEHMAVSDKHTLDQIQVANANEHNLTFRDVARKHPKIIWWSFFWCMCAVGWGFDTQVNGAMVGVPAFRKYYGHELDGDWVIPADWLTAFNIVSSVGQFFGGFACSAISDRMGRKKSLTLGVLIVTGGIMGESFASTRAAFVVSKLILGVGVGFYLTLGPITCSEIAPTVLRGLSTAGVNLAIAVGQLISNSVTSGFGNRDDVWAFRGPFLAQLVFSVFLFVGSFLSPESPWYLVRAGKMEEARTVLQDLYGSAFEASEKLQAIQQTVEEEASMASPSYISAFQGTDRIRTLISIGVFACQHAVGIIFVLSFSTYFFQLAGLDVRKSLNLGVGVTACGVAGNICSWFIVNRYGRRPIFVVGMFACTSILLLIGILDVVPTGAAKWVMSSLTVVFSFVYFLTIGAVAFVLLGEVSSLSQRARTTALATATQAIFGIIMFFAVPYMVNPDAGNLGGKVGFIFGGLSAFASILCIFYIPELKGRTYQEIDTLFYRRVPIRKMGSYTI, via the exons ATGACCACCACTAACCAGTACTCGATCGACCAAAAGAGCACCTCAAGCGATAAAGATGCGACTGTTGAACATATGGCAGTCTCCGACAAGCACACCCTTGATCAGATACAGGTTGCCAATGCCAATGAACACAATCTAACATTTAGGGATGTTGCTAGAAAGCACCCAAAGATTATCTGGTGGTCATTCTTCTGGTGCATGTGTGCTGTCGGCT GGGGTTTCGATACGCAAGTTAATGGCGCCATGGTTGGTGTGCCCGCCTTTCGCAAATACTACGG TCATGAACTCGACGGCGACTGGGTTATCCCCGCTGATTGGTTGACCGCCTTCAACATTGTGTCCTCAGTCGGTCAGTTCTTTGGAGGATTCGCTTGCAGTGCCATCTCTGATAGAATGGGTCGCAAGAAAAGTCTCACCTTGGGCGTCTTGATTGTCACAGGTGGCATAATGGGAGAGTCCTTTGCCTCAACTCGCGCCGCTTTCGTCGTCAGCAAGCTCATCCTCGGCGTCGGAGTCGGCTTCTACCTGACCCTTGGCCCAATCACATGCTCCGAGATCGCCCCGACTGTCCTACGTGGTCTCTCTACTGCTGGCGTGAACCTCGCTATTGCTGTCGGCCAGCTAATTTCCAACTCGGTCACCTCCGGCTTCGGTAACAGGGACGATGTGTGGGCTTTTCGGGGGCCTTTCCTTGCGCAGCTGGTCTTCTCTGTCTTTCTTTTCGTCGGTAGCTTTCTCTCTCCAGAATCGCCCTGGTACCTCGTGCGAGCTGGAAAGATGGAAGAAGCCAGGACTGTCCTTCAAGACCTGTACGGATCCGCATTCGAGGCATCAGAAAAGCTTCAGGCCATTCAACAGACagttgaagaggaagccaGTATGGCCAGTCCCTCATACATCTCTGCGTTTCAGGGCACTGATAGGATCCGGACACTGATTTCAATCGGCGTATTTGCTTGTCAGCACGCCGTAGgtatcatcttcgtcctcagcttctcaacctaCTTTTTCCAACTCGCTGGCCTCGATGTCAGAAAGTCTCTCAACCTCGGTGTTGGTGTCACCGCTTGTGGTGTAGCCGGCAATATCTGTTCGTGGTTCATCGTCAACCGCTATGGTCGCCGTCCCATTTTCGTCGTTGGCATGTTCGCCTGTACCTCGATTCTTCTGCTCATCGGTATCCTCGACGTTGTGCCAACAGGTGCAGCCAAATGGGTCATGTCTTCTCTGACCGTTGTCTTCTCTTTCGTTTACTTCCTCACGATCGGTGCGGTCGCTTTTGTTCTTTTAGGCGAGGTATCTTCTCTATCCCAGAGGGCGCGAACTACAGCTTTGGCTACAGCAACCCAGGCCATCTTTGGTATTATAATGTTTTTCGCTGTCCCATATATGGTGAATCCTGACGCTGGT AACCTCGGTGGCAAAGTTGGTTTTATTTTTGGTGGACTCTCTGCTTTCGCTTCTATTCTCTGTATCTTTTATATTCCTGAGCTCAAGGGTCGAACTTACCAGGAGATTGATACCCTGTTCTATCGCCGAGTTCCAATCCGCAAGATGGGCTCTTATACGATCTGA
- a CDS encoding DOPA-like domain-containing protein, translated as MGDASVFKYPSPLTGYENAPPLPDEKAADGKSYVNPPSEKLSEAYEKFIDPLDRSDRGGFDIHIYYLQTNETQVKYAKELWERIRREFPELRIYKLWEGPIGPHPIAMFEVNVFSPAQFGAFVAWLAIWRGPLSALVHPNVIPEKGVNRWASMKRDHLERAIWMGERLPLDASLFNRED; from the exons ATGGGCGACGCCTCAGTCTTCAAATATCCCTCTCCCTTGACTGGGTATGAGAATGCCCCACCATTGCCAGACGAGAAAGCAGCAGACGGGAAGAGCTATGTGAATCCCCCGTCAGAAAAGCTCAGCGAAGCATACGAGAAGTTTATAGATCCATTGGATCGAAGTGATCGGGGTGGCTT TGACATTCATATCTACTACCTACAAACAAACGAAACGCAGGTCAAGTACGCCAAGGAGCTTTGGGAGCGAATCCGACGAGAGT TCCCCGAACTACGAATCTACAAGCTCTGGGAGGGGCCAATTGGACCTCATCCTATCGCCATGTTTGAAGTCAACGTATTCTCGCCCGCTCAATTCGGCGCTTTCGTCGCGTGGCTTGCTATTTGGAGAGGACCCCTATCCGCTCTGGTTCACCCTAATGTTATTCCCGAAAAGGGCGTGAATCGCTGGGCGTCGATGAAGAGGGATCATTTGGAGAGGGCGATCTGGATGGGTGAAAGACTTCCACTGGATGCTAGTCTTTTCAATAGAGAGGATTAG